Proteins encoded by one window of Kribbella italica:
- the rpe gene encoding ribulose-phosphate 3-epimerase, translating to MGIQIAPSILSADFAKLADEAAAVSNADWLHVDVMDNHFVPNLTLGLPIVESLAKAAAQPLDCHLMIEDPDRWAPGYVEAGASSVTFHAEACRAPIRTAREIRAKGARASMALKPATPIEPYEDLLPELDMILIMTVEPGFGGQKFLDVCLPKIRRTRALLDKHGLDLWIQIDGGVSAETIERCAEAGADVFVAGSAVYTADNPNQMVETLRTLAQSAS from the coding sequence ATGGGTATCCAGATCGCACCGAGCATCCTGTCCGCGGACTTCGCCAAGCTGGCCGACGAGGCCGCGGCGGTCTCGAACGCCGACTGGCTGCACGTCGACGTGATGGACAACCACTTCGTCCCGAACCTCACCCTCGGCCTGCCGATCGTCGAGTCCCTGGCCAAGGCCGCTGCTCAGCCCCTCGACTGCCACCTGATGATCGAGGACCCGGACCGCTGGGCTCCCGGGTACGTCGAGGCCGGCGCGAGCAGCGTCACCTTCCACGCCGAGGCCTGTCGCGCCCCCATCCGCACCGCCCGCGAGATCCGCGCCAAGGGCGCCCGCGCCTCGATGGCCCTCAAGCCCGCGACCCCCATCGAGCCGTACGAGGACCTCCTCCCCGAGCTCGACATGATCCTCATCATGACCGTCGAACCCGGCTTCGGCGGCCAGAAGTTCCTCGACGTCTGCCTCCCCAAGATCCGCCGCACCCGCGCCCTCCTGGACAAACACGGCCTCGACCTCTGGATCCAGATCGACGGCGGCGTCTCCGCCGAAACCATCGAACGCTGCGCCGAAGCCGGCGCCGACGTCTTCGTAGCCGGCTCCGCCGTCTACACCGCCGACAACCCCAACCAAATGGTAGAAACCCTCCGCACCTTGGCCCAATCCGCCAGCTGA
- a CDS encoding precorrin-6A/cobalt-precorrin-6A reductase, translating to MKVLLLGGTGEARRLADLLIAQGVDVVSSLAGRTTNAVLPVGAVRHGGFGGVEGLIAWLRAEQIDALIDATHPFAATMTEHAAEAAQRTGIPLLVLRRPGWTDPAGHAGPGASTPGGPGSGDSRHDASVSGTPSPGARGVWHWVDSAAAAAHLLPQVGTRVFLTIGRQGLAAFSRTGLWTLARCVDPPAVLPDWCTLLLARGPFALESELDLLREHQIDVLVTKDSGGDQTSAKLAAARQLGVPVIVIRRPPLPPGVQAVESVDQVVEWLRARR from the coding sequence GTGAAGGTCCTCCTCCTCGGCGGCACCGGCGAAGCCCGCCGCCTCGCCGACCTCCTGATCGCGCAGGGCGTAGATGTCGTGTCGTCCCTGGCCGGCCGTACGACGAACGCTGTGCTGCCGGTGGGCGCTGTTCGCCACGGGGGCTTCGGGGGAGTGGAAGGCCTGATCGCGTGGCTTCGCGCCGAGCAGATCGACGCGCTGATCGACGCAACACACCCGTTCGCGGCAACGATGACCGAACACGCAGCCGAAGCAGCACAGCGCACTGGGATTCCGCTGCTCGTGCTCCGACGCCCGGGTTGGACCGACCCAGCCGGGCACGCCGGGCCTGGTGCCTCCACCCCTGGCGGTCCCGGCTCTGGTGACTCCAGGCATGACGCCTCCGTCTCTGGCACTCCCAGCCCTGGCGCCCGCGGGGTGTGGCACTGGGTCGACTCGGCTGCGGCGGCCGCCCACCTTCTCCCACAAGTCGGAACGCGCGTCTTCCTCACCATCGGCCGACAGGGTCTCGCCGCCTTCTCCCGCACCGGACTGTGGACCCTCGCCCGCTGCGTCGACCCACCCGCCGTCCTGCCCGACTGGTGCACGCTCCTCCTCGCCCGCGGCCCGTTCGCGCTGGAGTCCGAGCTCGATCTCCTCCGCGAGCACCAGATCGACGTACTGGTCACCAAGGACAGCGGCGGCGACCAGACCTCGGCCAAACTCGCCGCGGCCCGCCAACTCGGCGTACCGGTGATCGTCATCCGTCGGCCGCCGCTGCCGCCCGGCGTACAAGCCGTCGAGTCCGTCGACCAGGTCGTCGAGTGGCTGCGGGCCCGTCGGTAG
- a CDS encoding HAD-IIA family hydrolase — MDGVLVHEERAIPGASEFIGTLQSSGRKFLVLTNNSIYTPRDLRARLLAGGINVPEQAIWTSALATAQFLDDQRAGGTAYVIGEAGLTTALHEVGYVLTDRDPDYVVLGETRTYSFEAITKAIRLIADGARFLATNPDPTGPSAEGPLPATGSVAALITRATGIAPYFVGKPNPLMMRSALNRIEAHSETSVMIGDRMDTDIISGLEAGLRSILVLTGSTGEHEVDRFPYRPTRIVESIADVVPLITALA, encoded by the coding sequence ATGGACGGTGTGCTGGTGCACGAGGAGCGGGCGATTCCGGGGGCTTCGGAGTTCATCGGGACACTGCAGTCGTCGGGGCGCAAGTTCCTGGTGCTGACGAACAACTCGATCTACACCCCGCGGGATCTCCGCGCCCGCTTGCTGGCGGGTGGGATCAACGTCCCGGAGCAGGCGATCTGGACCAGCGCGCTGGCGACCGCGCAGTTCCTCGACGACCAGCGGGCCGGTGGTACGGCGTACGTGATCGGCGAGGCCGGGCTTACCACCGCGCTGCACGAGGTCGGGTACGTGCTGACCGACCGCGACCCCGACTACGTCGTCCTGGGGGAGACCCGGACGTACTCCTTCGAGGCGATCACCAAGGCGATCCGCCTGATCGCCGACGGCGCCCGCTTCCTCGCGACCAACCCGGACCCGACCGGCCCGTCCGCGGAAGGGCCGTTGCCCGCGACCGGTTCGGTCGCCGCGTTGATCACCCGCGCGACCGGCATCGCGCCGTACTTCGTCGGCAAGCCGAATCCGCTGATGATGCGCTCGGCCCTCAACCGTATCGAGGCGCACTCCGAGACCTCGGTGATGATCGGCGACCGGATGGACACCGACATCATCAGCGGTCTCGAAGCCGGCCTGCGCAGCATCCTCGTGCTGACCGGGTCGACCGGCGAGCACGAGGTCGACCGCTTCCCGTACCGGCCGACCCGCATCGTCGAGTCGATCGCCGACGTCGTGCCGCTGATCACCGCACTGGCTTAG